TCGACTCCGATCGGCTCCGGAGTTCGAATTCGAAGAGGTCGCCGTAGAACTCGAGCGCGTCGTCGATGTCGCCGACCTCGAGCGCGACGTGGTTGATTCCGACCAGCGTCGCTCGGGTGGTTTCGGCGGCGGTGCCGTCGTTTCGTCCGGACATACGGTCACGTACCACGCTGGGAGCCGTGAAAGGCGGGCCGGCGACCGCGGCTGCGTTTCTCGCCGGGTGCTCGACGCCGCCTCTGGATCGACTCTACGTTTCCGCTCGGGGATCAGCACCGCTCGCCGAAATCCCGCCACTCGTGGGAATCGCGAACGGTGATTTCGAGCTCGTATCCACACCCCGCACAGTAGAACGGAACCGTCTGGTACCCCGGTTCGAACACCTCGAACTCACCGTGTTCGTCACACTCGACACGGATCCCTCGTTCCGGTGCGTCGGGAAGCTCGACGGTGAAGGCGGTCAGCGGCGCGTTCGCTCGCTCGCGATCCATAACCGGTGTTTGCACGACCGACCCCGTAAGTGTACGCACCCGGCCGCCTGCTAAAACGAGTTCGTCGTCAATCGAGGTTCTCGCCCTGGTAGCTGCCGTCGTAGACGTCCTCGTGGTCGGCTTCCGCGAACACGAGCTGGGCGATGCGAGCGCCGCGGGCGATTTCGACGTCGTGGTGGACCTGCAACAGCCCCTCGCCGCGACCTTCGTAGCCCGCATCCCAGACGGCGGTGTTGAGCATACACGAGTTGCGCATCAGCGACGAGCGCGGGTAGACGAATCCGATGTGGCCGTCGGGGATCTCGATGCGTTCGCTGTAGCGGGCGACGTAGACGCCCTGGGGCAGGTAGTACGTGTCGGGAGCCTTCTGCTCGAGTTCCTCGAGCGGGCGGGCAACGCGGTCACCGATCTGTTTGCCGTCCCGACCGATACGACCCGGCTCCAGTTGTTCGAAGACGACGTCGAGGGTGAGGTCGACGCCGTTGGGCTGGATCTGGTCGTCGGTCGTCGGGGAGACGTGGTCGGCGACGAATGCGCCGGAACGGAACATGAACTCGATACGTGTCGGCACCGAGAAAAACGTGTTCGTTCACACCGATCGTGAGAGGCCGTCTCGGCATACCCCCGGGGCCGCCGTAACGAGTCGACGAGTCGAGTCGACGCGCGAACTCACGAACGTCCACTCGAACGGCAATACTTACGCGAAACACCACCGAGTGTGCGGAAATGACACGGTCGATCCCGATAGAAACACGCTGGATTTATCAGGACGGACGGCCGAGATTCGAATGCTATGGGACAAACTCTCACCGAAAAGATTCTCGACGATCACCTCGTCGAGGGTGAACTCGAGACCGGCGAGGAGATCGGGATCGAGATCGATCAGGTCCTTACCCAGGACACCACCGGAACGATGGTCTGGCTCCAGTTCGAAGCGATGGGACTGGACGAAGTCCAGACCGAGATTGCAGCCCAGTACTGTGATCACCAGACCTACCAGTTCGACTTTAAGAACACCGACGATCACCGTTTCCTCCGCTCTGCGGCCGGCACATATGGCGCTCACTTCTCTCGCCCCGGTAACGGTATCTGTCACAACGTTCACCGCGAGAACTTCGCAGCACCCGGCAAGACGCTGCTCGGCTCCGACAGCCACACGCCGACGCCCGGCGGGCTCGGCGAGCTCGC
This DNA window, taken from Natronococcus sp. CG52, encodes the following:
- a CDS encoding deoxyuridine 5'-triphosphate nucleotidohydrolase, translating into MFRSGAFVADHVSPTTDDQIQPNGVDLTLDVVFEQLEPGRIGRDGKQIGDRVARPLEELEQKAPDTYYLPQGVYVARYSERIEIPDGHIGFVYPRSSLMRNSCMLNTAVWDAGYEGRGEGLLQVHHDVEIARGARIAQLVFAEADHEDVYDGSYQGENLD